AACATGAAGCAACATCACCAAGATCTCCCAACAGTCTGCTCCAACCCGGTATGTTATGCGACAAGCGTCATTGACTAGCCACAGAACAAAGACAACCCTGAGACTCCAGTCCATACTTAATATAGATCAGCATTCATAACGCTCTGAAGTGAATCAAAGACCGGAGCCCATGCCCGAAGCGAAAGCCGATAATTAAGGGCGTGATGGGGTCAACTTCCCATTGAACTCAATGAGGCAGGCAATAATTTAGAATTGAAAGCCCAAGTCCCAGGCATCAACCCTGATGATTTAGATGTGGCGGTAAACAGTGATTCTGTAACCATCAGTGGTGAATATCGCTACGAAGATAATAGACAAAACAGCTACCGCTCCGAATTCCAACAAGACCAAGTACAGGCTGATTACACCGATGGCATTCTGACGCTGCACTTACCGAAAGTGGAACAAGCAGCCAATCAGAAAGTGAAAATCAACACCTCGACTACGCTCGGTGTTGAGGCTGAGCGAAGCCGAAGCCTCAACCTTGGTGGTCAGTCCCAACAAGCTATTTCGGGTTCTAGCGGACAGTCCTAGCTGATTACACCTCCTAAAACGGTACGCCCCCTTCCTGCTCGTGAAAGGGGGAGTTTTTAATGTCGGCATACTGCAATTGATTATGCTGGAATTAGAGTCAGGAAAAAGGAGAAACACTTTAACATGTCCTTTGTCGGCAATATCAATCATGCCAATGCTCTCGTTACCGGTGCAAGTGGGGGAATTGGATTGGAATTTGTCAAACAACTCCTCCAAGACGGCAATCTTGCCCAAATTTACGCGACCTACCGCTGTCGGGAGTCTGCGGAGGAACTAATCGCGATCGCGCAAGACTATCCCAACCGCCTGATCTGCCTTCCGATGGATGTAACCGAAGAAGGGCAAATCGCTGATGTTGCCGCCAAAATGCACTCGGCAATCAACAAACTCCACCTTACGATTAACTGCATCGGGTTTCTTCACGAGGGGGAAATTCGCCCGGAAAAAGGCTTGCGGCAGGTGGAATCGGAATCATTGTTACGCTACTTTCAGGTCAACAGCATTGGCGGCGTTTTATTAGCGAAACACCTATTGCCTCTATTTCGCCACGACGAGCGCAGCGTTTTTGCTAGCATCTCCGCCAAAATCGGCAGTATTGGCGATAACGATTTGGGTGGATGGTACGGCTATCGCGCCTCGAAAGCAGCCCTCAACATGCTGATGCGGACGGTCTCCATTGAGTATGAACGAAAAAGCCCGCAAACTATTGTCGTCACTTTACATCCTGGAACCACTGACACCCGCCTTTCCCAACCCTTTCAGCGCCACGTCCCTGCCGAACAATTGTTTCCTGCCGAGCGAACGGCAGCCCAATTGCTTGGTATCATCCAAAATCTAGAAGTAAGGGATAGCGGGCAATTTTTCAACTGGGATGGTAGCCGGCTTCCTTGGTAGGGAAGGAATGATGTCCTGATATCTTCTGAATGACTCTTACC
Above is a window of Cyanobacteria bacterium GSL.Bin1 DNA encoding:
- a CDS encoding Hsp20 family protein; its protein translation is MELNEAGNNLELKAQVPGINPDDLDVAVNSDSVTISGEYRYEDNRQNSYRSEFQQDQVQADYTDGILTLHLPKVEQAANQKVKINTSTTLGVEAERSRSLNLGGQSQQAISGSSGQS
- a CDS encoding SDR family NAD(P)-dependent oxidoreductase codes for the protein MSFVGNINHANALVTGASGGIGLEFVKQLLQDGNLAQIYATYRCRESAEELIAIAQDYPNRLICLPMDVTEEGQIADVAAKMHSAINKLHLTINCIGFLHEGEIRPEKGLRQVESESLLRYFQVNSIGGVLLAKHLLPLFRHDERSVFASISAKIGSIGDNDLGGWYGYRASKAALNMLMRTVSIEYERKSPQTIVVTLHPGTTDTRLSQPFQRHVPAEQLFPAERTAAQLLGIIQNLEVRDSGQFFNWDGSRLPW